DNA sequence from the Brevundimonas sp. NIBR10 genome:
CCGCCGAAACTGCCGCCACCGCCACTGAACCCGCCGCCACCGCCGAAGCTTCCGCCGCTGAATCCACCGCCCGATCGGCCGCCGCCACTCCGGCTCAAGGCGTCCAACGCCGTCCAGACCAGGATCGGCCCGACCCCACCGCGCCGCCTCCGACCCCCGGCCTTGGCCGCGCGCGCCAGGCCGATAACAATGAACAGGAAGACCAGTGCGACCACGATCATCGGCCCCACCGGAAACTCCGCCTCTTCGTCAGCCACCGCCGCCACACGCGCCTGGGCGGCCTCGGGATCGAGCCTCAGCTGGCCGTCGATCGCATCGACACCGGCGTTGATTCCGCGCTCGAACCCGCCGACCTTGAACGCCGGCAGGATGTCGTTCTGGATGATCTGGCTGGACAGGGCGTCGGTCAGGACGGGTTCCAGCCCATAGCCGACCTCGATCCGCACCTTGCGCTCTTCGGGTGCCACGATCAGCAGGACACCCTTGTCGGTCTCGGCAGCGCCGATGCCCCAGTGCCGGCCAAGCCGGTATCCGTAGTCATCGATCTCATAGCCTTGCAGCCCGGCCAGGGTGACCACGACCAGCTGCGCGCCGGTGTCCGTTTCCAGCGATGCCAGCTTCGTCGTCAGCGCCGCTTCGGCCTCGGGCGACAGGAGACGGCCTTCATCGACGACACGGCCGCTCAGCGCGGGGAAGGTCGGATCGGCCAGGGCTCGACCGGGCATGACGACCGCAAACAGCAGGCCGAGCAGCAGCGCCAGGACCGCCAGAGGTCTGGCTGCGAAACTCACTGGGCGGGCGCGGCGGTCGGTGCGGTTGCCGTGGGCCCGACATTGAAATTGACGGTCGGCGCAGTCTCCGCGCCCGGCGCCGCCACGAACAACTGCATGGGCTCCGACCCGGAGTGTAGCGTCTTGGCCCAGATCACATTCGGAAAGGTCCGCAGGGTGGTGTTGTAGTCCCGCACGGCCTCGTTGTAGTCGCGCCGGGCGATGGTGATGCGGTTCTCGGTCCCTTCGAGCTGGGACTGCAACTGCACGAAATTCTGGTTCGACTGGATCTGCGGATAGGCCTCGACCGTGGCCAGCAGGCGCGACAGGGCCCCCGACAACTGGCCCTGCGCCGCCTGGAAGGCCTGGAAGGCGGCGGGATTGGTCAGGGTCTCCGGCGTCACCGTCACCGAGGTCGCACGGGCCCGGGCCTCGATGACCTGGGTCAGGGTCGTGCGTTCGGCGATGGCCGCGCCCTGGACCACAGCGACCAGATTGGGAATCAGGTCGGCGCGGCGCTGATACTGGCTCTGAAGGTCGGCCCAGGCGGCTTGCGCCCGCTCTTCCTTCGTCGGGATGGTGTTGTAGCCGCACCCGGACAGGGACACGCCCGCCAGGACCGCGACCGCGATCGGTGCCGTCACCCGGTGTCTGAACTGAGCCATGGAAGCCTCCCCCGAAGAATTCCGAACGGCCTGACCCGCTCGCCCGCCGACTATCAGCGGATAAGCGTGACGCTTCAAGCGGCCAAGGGTTCCGGCTCGACACCCGCCGATCGACAGGCCGCCGTATAGGTGTTGGCCAGAAGGCAGGCGATGGTCATGGGCCCGACACCGCCCGGGACAGGCGTGATCCGGCCCGCGACCGCAACCGCCTCGTCGAAGGCGACGTCGCCGACGACCCGGGTCTTGCCCTCCGCCGCCTTGACCGGATCGCGCGAGGGGACCCGGTTGATGCCCACGTCGATCACGGCCGCACCGGGCTTGATCCAGTCGCCCCGGATCATCTCGGGCCGACCCACCGCCGCCACCAGGATATCCGCGCCGCGACAGATGGCGGCCAGATCGCGACTGCGCGAATGGGCGATGGTGACGGTGCAGTTCTCGCTCAGCAGCAGTTGCGCCATCGGCTTGCCGACGATGTTGGACCGCCCGACGATGACCGCGTTCAGGCCGGACAGATCGCCGAGCGCGTCCTTCAGCAGCATGACCGAGCCCAGCGGCGTGCAGGGAACCAGCCCCGGCAGGCCGACCGCCAGCCGCCCAGCATTGACGACGTGAAACCCGTCGACATCCTTGTCCGGATCGATGGCCGACAGCACAGCCTGGGCGTCGATGTGACCCGGCAGCGGCAGTTGCACCAGGATGCCGTGAATGCCGGTGTCGGCGTTCAGCGCCGCGATCATGGCCAGCAGATCGGCCTGACTGGTGGCTGCATCGAGCCGATGCGTGTCCGACCGCATCCCCGCCTCGCGCGTCCGCTCGCCCTTGTTGCGGACGTAAATCTGGCTGGCGGGATCCTCGCCGACGATGACCACGGCCAGACCCGGACGGACCCCATGATCGGCCGACAGCCGCGCCGCCGCCGCCGTGACGCGTTCGACCAGGCGTCCGGCGAAGGCCTTGCCGTCGATGATCGTCGCGCGCCCGTCGATTTCGGTCATTTCTCAGGGGTCCGTCAGGTTTCGTTCAGGTGCGGGCGATTTACAGTGGCCTCTGTTCGGCGTCTATGTGGCGGCGACATTCAGGGGGATTCCATGCGTCGCTTCGTCTTTGCCGCCACCGTTAGCGCGGCCGCCCTTCTGGCTGGGGGCGCGTTCGCCCAGTCGACGCCCCAGCTCCGCGTCGGTGGCGATGTGTCGGGCACTCTGGACGACGGGGACGGCACGATGGGCTCAAGTTTCGGGACCCCGGAAAATGTTGAGTACCGCTATGACGACTACAAGGTGAATGCGCGTCGCGGCCAGCGGCTGGAAGCCGTGATGCGCTCCGACGCCTTCGACGCCTATCTCCAGGTCTTTGCCGCTGGCCAGGAAGGCCTGGGTGGCCAATCGCTGGCCGAGGACGACGACGGACTGGGCGAAGGTACCCATTCGCGGCTGCGCTTCGTGGCTCCGGCCAACGGAACCTACACCCTGCGCGCCCGGACCCTGTCGGGACTGGAAGGCGGTGCCTACACCCTGTCGCTGGCCCAGCGCCGCCCGGCACCCCGCGCTCCGCGCCCGACCGGCATCCGCCTTGGCTCTGAAGTCCAGGGCTCCCTCTCGACCCGCGACCCGGAGGCCGAGGATGACGCCGGCCGTTATGACGCCTATGCCTTCCGCGCCGCCGAGGGCCAGAGGTTCGCCATCAGCCTGAACGCCGACGATTTCGATCCCGTAGTGCGCGTGGGTCAGATGACCGGCGGCTCGTTCGTCGAGAGCGCCTACAACGATGACGGCGTCGGGATCGAGCTGAACTCCTACCTGATCTTCACGGCACCACGGGCCGGCGAATACGTCATCCGCGCCATGGCGCTCGGATCCGATGGCCTCGGCGACTACACGATCAAGCTCGACAACGCTCCCCCGCCGCTGGCCGCCACGCCGCTGGCGATCGGATCCAGCGCCGAGGGCGAACTTTCCGCCGATGACGGTGTCAATGACGGCGGTGCCCGCGCCGACGCCTATTCCTTCACTGCGACGGCCGGTCAGCGAATCGACGCCACCCTGAACGCCGACGCCTTCGACGCCTATCTGGAGCTGTTCAACGCCGCCGGCGAAAGCATCGATCAGGATGACGACGGCGGGGAAGAGGGCACCAACTCGCGCCTGATCGCCACCCTGGCCGAGGCCGGAACCTATACGCTCCAGGTCCGCTCGACCGGCGACACCACGACAGGTGCCTACACCGTCGCCCTGGCCGAAGCCGCGCCGGAACCTGAGCCGACCGCCCTACCCTTCGCCACCGTCACCCAGGGCGAGATCGAAGCCGGCGGTGCCCGGGACGACGACGGGCGCGGCTATGACACCTACGTCTTCTCCGGTGCCGCAGGCGCGCGGGTCCAGGTCGTCATGCGTTCGGGCGATTTCGACGCCTACCTGCAGATTTCCAAGGCGGGAGCGTTCGAGCCTCTCGGCTCGGATGACGACGGTCTGGGCGAAGGCACCGATTCGCGCCTCAACTTCATCCTGCCCGAGACCGGCGACTATGTGATCCGCGCTTCGCCGCTCGGCTCCGAGGAGAAGGGCCTCTATTCGATCGAACTGACGGACCGTGGCCCCCAGCCCGAACCGGGCAGCATCCTGATCGGCGCCACGGCGCGCGGAACCCTGGACGACAGCGACGGCCTGGCCGACGACGGATCCTATTTCGACGCCTATGCGGTCCAGGTCGCGGAGGGCGACAAGCTGAACGTCACCCTGGTGTCCAACGACTTCGACGCCTTCCTCGACATCGGCCAGGACAAGGACGGCACCTGGACCAGCGTCGCGACCGACGACGACGGCCTGTCGGACACCCACGCCAAGGTCGAGTGGACGGTCGAGGAGGCGGGAACCTATGTCATCCGCGCCCGCAGCTTCGCCATGGGCCAGACCGGCGCCTATGCCCTGACGGTCGAACGCCGGCCCTAGACCGTGATCGGACGTGGCGGAATCGCAGCGCGGTTCCGCCGACAGCGCCGGGAGGATGATCGCCCTCCCCTATCCGCGCGTATGACCGCCGTGTTCAGTCGCCGGACACTGTCCGTTCGATCCCGTGGCCATGGATCCACACGGCGGTGTGCACCGTGACGAGTCACGACAAACTTCCTCCAGGCTCGGGAAGGGATCGACGCTCGAACAGCCCGTAAGGATGAGGCTTGCTCCAAAGGCCAGCAGCAGGCGCATCGTCGTCTCCAACGTGCTGGATCGCACGCGAACGCAGCCTGACGCGGTTGCGAAGAAGTCGCGCCCTTCGGTTTCTGACGCCCCGATCCTGTTACAATGCGTGACTCCGCGCGCGACCCTCGCTAGAGGTTTCGCCAAACAAAACAGACATCAGGGGTTCACATCATGGCGCGCATCACGCTGCGACAGCTTCTCGATCACGCGGCCGAGTTCGAGTACGGCCTGCCGGCCTACAACATCAACAACATGGAACAGGGTCTGGCGATCATGGAGGCGGCCGAGGAGGTCAATGCCCCCGTCATCATCCAGGCCTCGCGCGGTGCCCGGAACTACGCCAACGACATCATCCTGGCCAAGCTGATCGACGGCCTGGCCGAACTCTATCCGCATATCCCGGTCTGTATGCACCAGGACCACGGCAACGGCCCGGCGACCTGCGCCACCGCCATCCAGTACGGCTTCACCTCGGTGATGATGGACGGTTCGCTGGAAGAGGACGCCAAGACCCCCGCCAGCTATGAATACAATGTCGAGGTCACGCGCCGCGTGACCCAGATGGCCCACAGCTGCGGCGTCTCGGTCGAGGGTGAGCTGGGCGTTCTGGGCTCGCTGGAGACCGGCATGGGCGAGGCCGAGGACGGCCACGGCTTCGAGGGCAAGCTCGATCATTCGGCCCTGCTGACCGACCCGGACCAGGCTGTGGACTTCGTGCGCGAGACCCAGGTCGACGCCCTGGCCATCGCCATGGGTACCTCTCACGGCGCCTACAAGTTCAGCCGCAAGCCTGATGGCGAAGTGCTGGCCATGAACGTGATCGAGGAAATCCACCGCCGCCTGCCCGACACCCATCTGGTCATGCATGGATCGTCGTCGGTGCCGCAGGACCTGCAGGACATCATCAACCAGTACGGCGGCCAGATGCCCCAGACCTGGGGTGTGCCGGTCGAGGAAATCCAGCGCGGCATCAAGCACGGCGTGCGCAAGATCAACATCGACACCGACAACCGCATGGCCATCACCGGTGCCATCCGGAAGGTCTTCGCCGAGAAGCCCGGCGAGTTCGATCCGCGCGCCTATCTGAAGCCCGCCAAGGAGGCCATGCGCAAGGTCTGCAAACAGCGCTTCCAGGAATTCGGCTGCGAGGGCATGGCGTCGAAGATCACACCGCTGTCGACCGCGACCATGGCCAAGCGCTATGCCTCGGGCGAGCTGAACCCCCACTTCGGCAAGGCCGCCGCCAAGGCCGCCTGATTGCCCTGACTGTAACCGCCCACCGCGATCGGTGGGCGGGCTGTCCCGACGCGGCTGCACCGCCTAGTATCGCCTGATGCAGGATTCAGCTGACCACGACGACGAAGAGGTCGCTGCCCACCTGGTCGTCAGCATCGGCCCCGGGGTCAGCGGCCTGCGTCTCGACAAGGCCCTGGCCGATGCCGCTCCCGACCTGTCCCGCGCCCGCATCCAGGCTCTGATCGATGCCGGGGCCGTCAGTCGCGACGGACGCGTCCTGTCCAACGGATCGGCCAAGGCGGAGCCCGGCGACTACGACATCATCCTTCCGGCCCTGATTTCGGCGACGCCCCTGCCCCAGGCGATCCCGCTGACCGTCCTCTACGAAGACGCCGAACTGATCGTCATCGACAAGGCCGCGGGCATGGCCGCCCACCCGGCGCCGGGCACGCCGGACGGCACTCTGGTCAACGCCCTGCTGGCCCACTGCGGCGCGTCCCTGTCCGGGATCGGCGGCGTCGCCCGGCCGGGCATCGTGCATCGGCTGGACAAGGACACTTCGGGCGTCATGGTCGCCGCCAAGACCGACCGCGCCCACGCCGGCCTCTCGGCCCTGTTCGCGACACACGACATCGAGCGCACCTATATCGCCCTGGTGCGGGGCGCTCCGTCACCGGTCGTCGGCCGCATCCAGACCCGGCTCGGCCGGTCCTCATCCGATCGCAAGAAGATGGCTGTGCTCAAGGCCGGCGGGCGCGAGGCCATCACCGACTATGTGGTTCAGCGCGCCTTTGCCGTCCCCGCCAAGGCCGGTGCCGCCCCCCTCGCCGCCCGCGTCGCCTGCACCCTGCACACCGGCCGGACCCATCAGATCCGGGTGCATATGGCATCGAAGGGCTCGCCTATTCTCGGCGACGCCATCTACGGATCGGGCAGCGCCGCCCTCCCCGTCCGCACCGCCATCACCGAAGCCGGTCTGACCCGTCAGGCGTTGCACGCCTCTATCCTCGGCTTCGTCCATCCGGTCACCGGGGAACGACTGCGCTTCGAGACCGACCTTCCGTGCGATATGCGATCGCTGGAGTCGCTGCTCTCCTCGCTCTGATCGTCAGGTTCCGGGAGGGGCGTGGAGCCGCGTACACTGACATCATGCGAAGCCGAAGGAAGCGCGCATGAAGCTGATCCTCATTCTTGCAGCCGCATTGCCCGCCCTGTCGGGCCCTGTTTCGGCACAACAACCCTGGGAACTGGCGAGCACTGTGGAACAGGCCGTGGCGCGCGCCCTGGCCGACGCCATGGTGCATTCCCGATACGGCCAACCGACATGGGCAGGATTCGGCGTCCATGGCGGACGCGATATCTACTGGCACCTGGTCGGCCCCACATCCGACTCGCCCGGGCCCGTGATACGCCGGACCGGCTGGCTGGCCGTCGGTGGCAAGACCGGCTCGGTGGCGGTCTGCGGCGACGCGACGGAGATCAGGGCAGTCACGATTTCGGTCGGCGACCTCTGGCTAGACGATGACGCGGCGATGATGGCGGCGATTGCCGCGCGCGCGATGACCACCGACCTTGTGACATCTGTTGAGTTTCCTGCGGTTCAGGAGGGCGACGACCGAAACGGCTACTACGGCAACCTGTTGCGGGAGCGGACCGCCTATCGCCAATGGCGGATCTCTCGTCCGGACCATGCTCCGGCGGTCCTGACCGCCCGACGCGCCTGCACACCGCCGGGAACCCGCAGCGCCACCCAATGCTCGATGACCTGGACCCTGTATCGACGGCCGAACTACAGCCGGGATACGCAGCTACCGGCCGAGGACTGCCCGATCGGAGGCCGGAGTCGCGAAGTCAGTCTTGATTAAGGACGGACTGTTTGCTATAGGTCCTTGTCGGCGTGAGTGGCGCCGGGAACACGGTCACGCTTACGTGTGACGATCCGCCCCTACAATGTGCGGAAACCGATAGCCACTTGACCGGTTGAGGGGTGAGGACGCGGCGCGCATTCGGCGGTCGCATCCGAAGAGCCCGCTCGCATCACGGGTCGGAGGGACCACACTATGGCTGCACTGAAATCACTCGCGGTGATGTCGCCCGAACAGGGTCTGTCGCGCTATCTGACGGAAATCAGAAAATTTCCGATGCTGACCAAGGACGAGGAGTTCATGCTCGCCAAACGGTGGTCCGAGCATCAGGATTCCGAGAGCGCCCACCGTCTGGTCACGTCCCATCTGCGCCTCGTCGCCAAGATCGCCATGGGCTATCGCGGCTATGGCCTGCCGATCGGCGAGGTCATTTCCGAGGGCAATGTCGGCCTGATGCAGGCCGTCAAGAAATTCGATCCCGACAAGGGCTTCCGCCTGGCCACCTACGCCATGTGGTGGATCCGCGCCTCGATCCAGGAATACATCCTGCGCAGCTGGTCTCTGGTGAAGATGGGCACGACGGCGGCCCAGAAGAAGCTGTTCTTCAACCTGCGCAAGGCCAAGAGCCAGATTTCGGCGTTTGAAGAAGGCGACCTCCACCCCGAACACCTGTCGGCCATCGCCACCAAGCTGGGCGTGTCGGAGGAAGAGGTCACCAACATGAACCGTCGCCTGTCGGGCGACTCATCTCTCAATGCCCCGATCCGTTCGGACGGCGAAAGCGAGTGGCAGGACTGGCTGGCGGACGACACCGCCGTGTCACAGGAAACCGCCTTGGCCGACAGCGAGGAAAAGTCGCTGCGCATGGGCCTGCTTCAGGAAGCCATGGGCGAGCTGACCGATCGGGAGAAGCATATCCTGACCGAGCGCCGCCTGAAGGACGATCCTGTCACGCTCGAGGAACTGGCCGGAGAATATGGCGTCAGCCGCGAGCGCGTGCGGCAGATCGAGGTCCGCGCCTTCGAGAAGCTGCAGAAGGCCATGCGCGCCGCAGCCGAGGAACGAAACCTCATCGACGCCTGACGGCACCGCTTCTGTGACTAGCCGGTCCGGGCCAGCGGCTCCGGGTCGGCCAACAGGAGCAGTGCATTGATCGGGGCCACCAGCGCGGCCTTGGTCGACGCCCCTGCACGAAGCGTGGCCTCCAGCCCGGCGGCAGCGACAGCGAGCTTGGCGTCGGATGTCTTGATGGCCAGGGCTTTCAGCGTCTCGGCCTGGGTTCGCGTCGCGCGGATCGCCTGCAGCGGATCGTTGTCGAACTGGGCCAGGGCGGCGGCCAGAATTCGCATGGCCTGGTCCTTGACCGCGATCGCGGCATCGGCTGCGGACGCCGGCTTGTCAGCCTTGCGCTTCTGGGGCCCCGCATATTCTCCGGAGTTGAAGCGCCGCCGGTCGGGTCCGACATAGCCGACACCCTCGACCCAGTCGCGCGTCTTGAGGGCCACGTTCTCGACCCGGCGGAACAGGTCGCCTGACGTGAAGGGCTTCCTCAGGAACTCATGGACGCCGCAGTCACGGGCACCCTTGATCGTACTGGCCGTCGCGTCCGCCGTGACCATGATGACGGGCGCGCGCCGGCTGGGCAGGTTCGACCGCCGCAGCTTGCGCGTGATGTTCTCGCCGTTCAGACGCGGTCCGGTACGTTCCGTAAAGATCAGGCCAGGCTCGATCTCGCGGATCGCCTCCATGACCCGCGCCTCGTCCGTTTCGGTGACGACCTCGCGCGCCCCCAGACTCTTCATGAGGTCGACCAGCAGTCGCGCAGACGCCAGGTTCGGATCGGCGATGACGACGCGCTGAATCGACGGGGCGATACGGCTCAGAACGCGGGCGTCGGCTGTAAACAAGGGGACCACTCCAGACTGAAGCGTTACCCTTAACCCAAGTCAGTTAAGACCATGTTGAACCGCGCCTTTTCGGCCGGTCAGCCCAGGAACGGGTCCCGCATCATGATGGTGTCGTCACGTTCGGGGCTGGTCGATAGCAGGGCCACGGGGGCCCCGATCAACTCCTCGATCCGCCGGACATATTTGACCGCGTTCGCATTCAGGTCCCGGAAGCTGCGCGCCGAGGCCGTGCTTTCGCTCCAGCCCTCCATCTCCTCGAACACCGGCTCGGCCGCCGCCTGCGCCTTCAGACTGGACGGCAGATAGTCGACGATCTCGCCGTCGATCCGATAGCCGATGCAGATTTTCAGCGTCTTCAGCCCGTCCAGCACATCCAGCTTGGTCAGGGCGATGCCGTCGATGCCGTTGATCGCCACCGACTGGCGCACCAGCACCGCGTCGAACCAGCCGCAACGGCGTGCGCGCCCGGTGTTGACCCCGACCTCGCGCCCCACGGTCGACAGATGCTCGCCGACCTCGTCGAATAGTTCGCAGGCGAACGGACCCTCGCCGACGCGGGTCGTATAGGCCTTCACGATCCCCAGCACATAGCCGACCCCGCGCGGCCCGATCCCGGACCCCGCCGCCGCCTGCCCCGCCACCGTGTTCGACGACGTCACATAGGGATAGGTGCCGTGGTCCACGTCCAGGAAGGCGCCCTGCGCCCCCTCGAATAGAACCCGCTTGCCGCCCTTGATCGCCTGGTCCAGAACCCGCCACGCCGGCTGGACATAGGGCAGGATCTTCGGCGCGATCTCCAGCAATTGCGCCAGCAGTGCTTCCGGATCGATCGGATCGAGTCCCAGCCCTTGCCGCAGCGGATCGTGGTGCGCCCGCAACCGGTCGATCTTGACCTTCAGGTCTTCGGCATTGGCCAGGTCACAGACCCGGATCGCGCGCCGCCCGACCTTGTCTTCATAGGCCGGGCCGATGCCCCGTCCCGTCGTGCCGATCCTGGCACCCGGCGCGCTCGCCGCCGCCTCACGCGCCACGTCCAAGGCTGGGTGGATGGGCAGAATCAGGCAGGCATTGTCGGCGAGGATCAGCACATCAGGGCTGATCGCCACCCCTTGCGCCTCGATCTTCTCGATCTCTCCGACCAGATGCCAGGGATCGACGACGACGCCGTTGCCGATGATCGACGGCTTGCCCTGAACCACGCCCGAGGGCAGCAGCGCCAGCTTGTAGACCTTGCCGTCCACGACCAGCGTATGGCCGGCGTTATGGCCGCCCTGGAACCGCACGACCATGTCTGCCCGGTTCGACAGCCAATCGACGATCTTGCCCTTGCCCTCGTCGCCCCACTGGGCTCCGACTACCGCCACGTTCGCCAAAGGATTCGTCTCCGCCTGATGCGGGCGCAGCCTATAGACGGGGAATCGTCCGGTGTCGTCCTGAACCACGCTTTTTAAGCGTCGAGTTCCGCCACCGCCGTCTCGAACGCCCAATCCAGCCATGGCGTCACGGCCTCAACGTCCGCCGCCTCCACTGTCGGCCCGCACCACAGTCGCAATCCGGCCGGCGCCTTGCGATAGGATTCGACGTCGAACGCCGCGCCCTCGGCCTCCAGCAGAGCCTTCATTCGCATGACGAAGGCGTACCGCCCCGCCTCGTCCAGACCGGCCACACGCGGATCGACGATCTTCAGACAGACCGACGTCGTTGAACGCGTCTCCGGCCGGTTGGCCAGAAACTCGATCCAGGGCGTCCGCTCGACCCAGGCTTCCAGCACGGCGAAGTTGGCGTCCGTCCGGCGATGCAGTTCGGCAAGGCCGCC
Encoded proteins:
- a CDS encoding pre-peptidase C-terminal domain-containing protein, with translation MRRFVFAATVSAAALLAGGAFAQSTPQLRVGGDVSGTLDDGDGTMGSSFGTPENVEYRYDDYKVNARRGQRLEAVMRSDAFDAYLQVFAAGQEGLGGQSLAEDDDGLGEGTHSRLRFVAPANGTYTLRARTLSGLEGGAYTLSLAQRRPAPRAPRPTGIRLGSEVQGSLSTRDPEAEDDAGRYDAYAFRAAEGQRFAISLNADDFDPVVRVGQMTGGSFVESAYNDDGVGIELNSYLIFTAPRAGEYVIRAMALGSDGLGDYTIKLDNAPPPLAATPLAIGSSAEGELSADDGVNDGGARADAYSFTATAGQRIDATLNADAFDAYLELFNAAGESIDQDDDGGEEGTNSRLIATLAEAGTYTLQVRSTGDTTTGAYTVALAEAAPEPEPTALPFATVTQGEIEAGGARDDDGRGYDTYVFSGAAGARVQVVMRSGDFDAYLQISKAGAFEPLGSDDDGLGEGTDSRLNFILPETGDYVIRASPLGSEEKGLYSIELTDRGPQPEPGSILIGATARGTLDDSDGLADDGSYFDAYAVQVAEGDKLNVTLVSNDFDAFLDIGQDKDGTWTSVATDDDGLSDTHAKVEWTVEEAGTYVIRARSFAMGQTGAYALTVERRP
- a CDS encoding bifunctional methylenetetrahydrofolate dehydrogenase/methenyltetrahydrofolate cyclohydrolase, encoding MTEIDGRATIIDGKAFAGRLVERVTAAAARLSADHGVRPGLAVVIVGEDPASQIYVRNKGERTREAGMRSDTHRLDAATSQADLLAMIAALNADTGIHGILVQLPLPGHIDAQAVLSAIDPDKDVDGFHVVNAGRLAVGLPGLVPCTPLGSVMLLKDALGDLSGLNAVIVGRSNIVGKPMAQLLLSENCTVTIAHSRSRDLAAICRGADILVAAVGRPEMIRGDWIKPGAAVIDVGINRVPSRDPVKAAEGKTRVVGDVAFDEAVAVAGRITPVPGGVGPMTIACLLANTYTAACRSAGVEPEPLAA
- the fba gene encoding class II fructose-bisphosphate aldolase (catalyzes the reversible aldol condensation of dihydroxyacetonephosphate and glyceraldehyde 3-phosphate in the Calvin cycle, glycolysis, and/or gluconeogenesis), whose product is MARITLRQLLDHAAEFEYGLPAYNINNMEQGLAIMEAAEEVNAPVIIQASRGARNYANDIILAKLIDGLAELYPHIPVCMHQDHGNGPATCATAIQYGFTSVMMDGSLEEDAKTPASYEYNVEVTRRVTQMAHSCGVSVEGELGVLGSLETGMGEAEDGHGFEGKLDHSALLTDPDQAVDFVRETQVDALAIAMGTSHGAYKFSRKPDGEVLAMNVIEEIHRRLPDTHLVMHGSSSVPQDLQDIINQYGGQMPQTWGVPVEEIQRGIKHGVRKINIDTDNRMAITGAIRKVFAEKPGEFDPRAYLKPAKEAMRKVCKQRFQEFGCEGMASKITPLSTATMAKRYASGELNPHFGKAAAKAA
- a CDS encoding LemA family protein — protein: MAQFRHRVTAPIAVAVLAGVSLSGCGYNTIPTKEERAQAAWADLQSQYQRRADLIPNLVAVVQGAAIAERTTLTQVIEARARATSVTVTPETLTNPAAFQAFQAAQGQLSGALSRLLATVEAYPQIQSNQNFVQLQSQLEGTENRITIARRDYNEAVRDYNTTLRTFPNVIWAKTLHSGSEPMQLFVAAPGAETAPTVNFNVGPTATAPTAAPAQ
- the rpoH gene encoding RNA polymerase sigma factor RpoH encodes the protein MAALKSLAVMSPEQGLSRYLTEIRKFPMLTKDEEFMLAKRWSEHQDSESAHRLVTSHLRLVAKIAMGYRGYGLPIGEVISEGNVGLMQAVKKFDPDKGFRLATYAMWWIRASIQEYILRSWSLVKMGTTAAQKKLFFNLRKAKSQISAFEEGDLHPEHLSAIATKLGVSEEEVTNMNRRLSGDSSLNAPIRSDGESEWQDWLADDTAVSQETALADSEEKSLRMGLLQEAMGELTDREKHILTERRLKDDPVTLEELAGEYGVSRERVRQIEVRAFEKLQKAMRAAAEERNLIDA
- a CDS encoding RluA family pseudouridine synthase, yielding MQDSADHDDEEVAAHLVVSIGPGVSGLRLDKALADAAPDLSRARIQALIDAGAVSRDGRVLSNGSAKAEPGDYDIILPALISATPLPQAIPLTVLYEDAELIVIDKAAGMAAHPAPGTPDGTLVNALLAHCGASLSGIGGVARPGIVHRLDKDTSGVMVAAKTDRAHAGLSALFATHDIERTYIALVRGAPSPVVGRIQTRLGRSSSDRKKMAVLKAGGREAITDYVVQRAFAVPAKAGAAPLAARVACTLHTGRTHQIRVHMASKGSPILGDAIYGSGSAALPVRTAITEAGLTRQALHASILGFVHPVTGERLRFETDLPCDMRSLESLLSSL
- a CDS encoding TPM domain-containing protein — translated: MPGRALADPTFPALSGRVVDEGRLLSPEAEAALTTKLASLETDTGAQLVVVTLAGLQGYEIDDYGYRLGRHWGIGAAETDKGVLLIVAPEERKVRIEVGYGLEPVLTDALSSQIIQNDILPAFKVGGFERGINAGVDAIDGQLRLDPEAAQARVAAVADEEAEFPVGPMIVVALVFLFIVIGLARAAKAGGRRRRGGVGPILVWTALDALSRSGGGRSGGGFSGGSFGGGGGFSGGGGSFGGGGASGGW
- a CDS encoding adenylosuccinate synthase, which produces MANVAVVGAQWGDEGKGKIVDWLSNRADMVVRFQGGHNAGHTLVVDGKVYKLALLPSGVVQGKPSIIGNGVVVDPWHLVGEIEKIEAQGVAISPDVLILADNACLILPIHPALDVAREAAASAPGARIGTTGRGIGPAYEDKVGRRAIRVCDLANAEDLKVKIDRLRAHHDPLRQGLGLDPIDPEALLAQLLEIAPKILPYVQPAWRVLDQAIKGGKRVLFEGAQGAFLDVDHGTYPYVTSSNTVAGQAAAGSGIGPRGVGYVLGIVKAYTTRVGEGPFACELFDEVGEHLSTVGREVGVNTGRARRCGWFDAVLVRQSVAINGIDGIALTKLDVLDGLKTLKICIGYRIDGEIVDYLPSSLKAQAAAEPVFEEMEGWSESTASARSFRDLNANAVKYVRRIEELIGAPVALLSTSPERDDTIMMRDPFLG
- a CDS encoding response regulator — translated: MFTADARVLSRIAPSIQRVVIADPNLASARLLVDLMKSLGAREVVTETDEARVMEAIREIEPGLIFTERTGPRLNGENITRKLRRSNLPSRRAPVIMVTADATASTIKGARDCGVHEFLRKPFTSGDLFRRVENVALKTRDWVEGVGYVGPDRRRFNSGEYAGPQKRKADKPASAADAAIAVKDQAMRILAAALAQFDNDPLQAIRATRTQAETLKALAIKTSDAKLAVAAAGLEATLRAGASTKAALVAPINALLLLADPEPLARTG